In Buchnera aphidicola (Macrosiphum gaurae), the following proteins share a genomic window:
- the glmS gene encoding glutamine--fructose-6-phosphate transaminase (isomerizing), which translates to MCGIVAAVTQRNVANFLVDSIKKLEYRGYDSSGLAVIDNENNIIRIRCVGKVNELIKKTNKKKILGNIGVAHTRWATHGKVSKENTHPHISSNIVVVHNGIIENNSILRLFLQKKGYIFSSDTDTEVIAHLLHWEQNKKQNSLKKVIQNSIKQLDGNYSMVVIDKNNPSKLIAARSGSPLIIGLGIEENFISSDQIALLHVTKRFIYLEEGDIAIVKKKEINIFNKDNFFIKRKEIISNSEYKSVKKGKYRHYMEKEIYEQPKSIRNTLKNRLKNKNKVYFSELASEANDVFCNTENIQIVACGTSYNAAMVSKHWFESLANIPCDVEIASEFSSRKLTVRKKSLLITLSQSGETADTLLALRYSKKLGYLGNLTICNMESSSLVKESDFYILTKAGLEIGVASTKSFTTQLTVLLMLVAKIINVKEENTSISKKIVQTLNLLPVRIEKILKKNYIIKNVANILANKKNILYLGRGNQYPIAMEGALKLKEIAYIHAEAYPSGELKHGPLALIDKNIPVIMIAPKNSLLEKNKKNIKEICSRGGLIYVFSDQEFDHEDNMNIIKLPYVEELIAPIFYIIPLQLLAYYIALKKGKDIDQPRHLAKSVTVE; encoded by the coding sequence ATGTGTGGTATTGTTGCTGCAGTAACACAACGTAATGTTGCTAATTTTCTTGTCGACAGCATTAAAAAACTAGAATATCGAGGATATGATTCTTCAGGATTAGCTGTGATAGATAATGAAAACAATATTATTCGAATTCGTTGTGTTGGAAAAGTTAATGAACTTATAAAAAAAACAAACAAAAAAAAAATACTTGGTAATATTGGTGTAGCTCATACTCGATGGGCTACTCATGGGAAAGTTTCAAAAGAAAATACTCATCCACATATTTCTTCAAATATTGTTGTTGTACATAATGGAATTATTGAGAATAATTCTATATTACGTCTTTTTTTACAAAAAAAAGGATATATATTCTCTTCTGATACTGATACAGAAGTAATTGCACATTTATTACACTGGGAACAAAATAAAAAACAAAATTCTCTGAAAAAAGTTATACAAAATAGCATAAAACAGTTAGATGGTAATTATAGTATGGTTGTAATTGACAAAAATAATCCTTCAAAATTGATAGCTGCACGTTCTGGAAGCCCGTTAATTATAGGATTAGGAATAGAAGAAAATTTTATATCTTCTGATCAAATCGCATTATTACATGTAACAAAACGTTTTATATACTTAGAAGAAGGTGATATTGCGATTGTTAAAAAAAAAGAAATTAATATTTTCAATAAAGACAATTTTTTTATTAAACGAAAAGAAATCATATCCAATTCAGAATATAAATCAGTAAAAAAAGGAAAGTATCGTCATTATATGGAAAAAGAAATATATGAACAGCCTAAATCAATTCGCAACACTTTAAAAAATCGTTTAAAAAATAAAAATAAAGTATATTTTTCTGAATTAGCATCAGAAGCAAATGATGTATTTTGTAATACAGAAAACATTCAAATAGTTGCATGTGGTACATCATATAATGCGGCAATGGTTTCTAAACATTGGTTTGAATCACTTGCGAATATTCCTTGTGATGTTGAAATTGCATCTGAATTTTCTTCAAGAAAATTAACTGTAAGAAAAAAAAGTTTACTAATTACTTTATCACAATCAGGTGAAACTGCGGACACATTATTAGCATTAAGATATTCCAAAAAACTTGGATATCTAGGAAACTTAACCATATGTAATATGGAAAGTTCATCTTTAGTGAAAGAATCTGATTTCTATATACTAACTAAAGCAGGCTTAGAAATAGGAGTAGCTTCAACAAAATCTTTTACAACTCAACTAACTGTTTTACTTATGTTGGTCGCTAAAATAATAAATGTAAAAGAAGAAAACACCAGCATATCAAAAAAAATTGTACAAACTTTGAATTTGTTACCTGTTAGAATTGAAAAAATTTTAAAAAAAAATTACATAATAAAAAACGTGGCTAATATATTAGCTAACAAAAAAAATATACTGTATCTTGGACGAGGTAATCAATATCCAATTGCAATGGAAGGAGCTTTGAAATTAAAAGAAATTGCTTATATTCATGCTGAAGCATATCCATCTGGAGAACTTAAGCACGGTCCTCTTGCACTCATTGATAAAAATATACCGGTTATTATGATCGCTCCTAAAAATTCATTATTAGAGAAAAATAAGAAGAACATTAAAGAGATATGTTCTAGAGGAGGTTTAATTTATGTTTTTTCAGATCAAGAATTTGATCATGAAGATAATATGAATATTATAAAACTTCCATATGTAGAAGAACTAATAGCACCTATTTTTTATATAATACCTTTGCAGTTACTTGCTTATTAC